Proteins from a single region of Coregonus clupeaformis isolate EN_2021a chromosome 35, ASM2061545v1, whole genome shotgun sequence:
- the LOC121551887 gene encoding proton channel OTOP2-like: MTAKAEMAAEEGYISPPSTPCSIHVGVQVGSMGRGSDVLSTSGGTVRVRGHNRSWLLSSIITVNVLILGCALVSGSVSNNVKINAINLQIFLILLVILTTAWMLYYTIYTSREDHAVLYKDSHAGPVWLRGGLVLFGICSLIMDVFKIANYVGYLHCDSAVKIVFPVVQSVFILVQTYFLWLHAKACVQLQRNITRCGLMLTLSTNLILWMAAVTDESIHQTVVPPEDSNSTRSYDIRAPGGYSSCKCSHSACAILEKAYYYLYPFNIEYSLFASAMAYVMWKNVGRLVDEHNHHSLHFRLKDVLVGPVVGLVMLVAGLGTFVIYEVDMEKGDPGKRDTALMIHYVMNTVAVTLMSVSTVAGCAIYRLDQRDHVSGKNPTRSLDVGLLIGASIGQFTICYFTIVAVVATGAKGHLNVLNLAVSLLTVIQLCLQNIFIIEGLHRKPFHEDVHQASVFTNPYVLQAQAQRDIHNLPGTFMETKSSPALTVHSMHVAPSAPCGSPLPQRHRLTWKRRALKEICAFLLLCNILLWIMPAFGARPQFDNTIGAEFYKFTMWAAVVNIGLPFGIFYRMHSVASLFEVFLTS; the protein is encoded by the exons ATGACGGCTAAAGCTGAGATGGCGGCTGAGGAGGGCTACATATCCCCCCCATCCACCCCGTGCTCCATCCACGTGGGAGTCCAGGTGGGGAGTATGGGGAGGGGGAGCGACGTCCTCTCGACCAGCGGGGGCACGGTGAGGGTGAGGGGCCATAACCGCAGCTGGCTACTCTCTAGCATCATCACGGTCAACGTCCTGATCCTAGGTTGTGCTCTGGTCAGTGGCAGTGTCTCCAACAACGTCAAGATCAACGCCATCAACCTGCAgatcttcctcatcctcctcgtcatcctcaccaCTGCCTGGATGCTGTACTACACCATCTACACGTCCCGGGAAGATCACGCCGTGCTCTACAAGGATAGCCATGCCGGGCCTGTGTGGCTCAGGG GTGGTCTGGTGCTGTTTGGCATATGCAGTCTGATTATGGATGTGTTTAAGATTGCTAACTACGTAGGCTACCTGCACTGTGACTCCGCTGTGAAGATAGTGTTCCCTGTCGTGCAATCTGTATTCATACTTGTCCAG ACATACTTCCTCTGGCTCCACGCTAAAGCCTGTGTACAACTACAACGGAACATAACTCG CTGTGGGCTGATGTTGACTCTGTCTACCAACCTGATATTGTGGATGGCAGCAGTCACAGATGAGTCCATACACCAGACTGTTGTTCCACCAGAGGACAGCAACAGCACACGTTCCTATGACATCAGAG CCCCTGGCGGATACAGCAGCTGTAAGTGCAGCCACTCTGCCTGTGCCATCTTAGAGAAGGCATACTACTACCTGTACCCCTTCAACATTGAGTACAGCCTGTTTGCCTCGGCCATGGCCTACGTCATGTGGAAGAACGTGGGCCGCCTGGTGGACGAGCATAACCACCACTCGCTCCATTTCCGCCTGAAGGACGTGCTGGTGGGGCCTGTGGTCGGGCTGGTCATGCTGGTGGCGGGCCTGGGAACCTTCGTCATCTATGAGGTGGACATGGAGAAGGGGGACCCGGGGAAACGTGACACGGCGCTGATGATACACTACGTGATGAACACGGTGGCTGTGACGCTCATGTCCGTCTCAACCGTGGCCGGTTGCGCCATCTACCGACTAGACCAGAGGGACCACGTGTCGGGGAAGAACCCCACGCGGAGCCTGGATGTAGGCTTGCTGATAGGCGCCTCCATTGGACAGTTCACCATCTGTTATTTCACCATCGTGGCTGTGGTGGCGACGGGGGCCAAGGGCCACCTCAACGTTCTCAACCTGGCTGTCTCCCTGCTCACTGTGATCCAGCTCTGCCTGCAGAACATCTTCATCATCGAGGGCCTGCATCGCAAGCCTTTCCACGAAGACGTGCATCAGGCATCCGTATTCACAAACCCATACGTCCTCCAAGCCCAAGCCCAAAGAGACATACACAACCTACCAGGGACGTTCATGGAGACCAAGTCGTCCCCGGCCCTCACAGTTCACAGTATGCATGTTGCTCCTTCTGCTCCTTGTGGCTCCCCCCTGCCTCAACGCCATAGGCTGACCTGGAAGAGGAGGGCCCTGAAGGAGATCTGTGCATTTCTGCTGCTCTGCAACATCCTT CTCTGGATCATGCCGGCGTTTGGCGCCCGCCCCCAGTTTGACAACACGATCGGGGCAGAGTTCTACAAGTTCACCATGTGGGCAGCTGTTGTGAATATCGGACTCCCCTTCGGAATCTTTTACCGTATGCACTCAGTCGCCAGCCTCTTTGAGGTCTTCCTAACCTCCTAA